A window of Strix aluco isolate bStrAlu1 chromosome 2, bStrAlu1.hap1, whole genome shotgun sequence contains these coding sequences:
- the CCDC138 gene encoding coiled-coil domain-containing protein 138 isoform X6, translating to MVQKSKDICQVVQQSKPVKQEKVMVTSKIAKLPLNSQVYELLTFLMDWISDQHLSKIKIQEEREDSHKLLVTQTSKKTCTQERCMKLLPIASEQLQWMPFVNPKLHMPVIKFIYWSIRQLDTGIQHATMTSTMRRLGEDIFKGVVNKRNPQCSEQSTESKPKSAAFFKSSCMPLRFLSTLIVLKTVTQVDYLAQAFDSLCVDLKTDEGKALFLEYQCMPVILSHLKVSSRGLLSSALDGLLQMTMESGYLQPFLEACSNESFFRTCSVLLRSSKLDIQVLEKLCVILQKLSRIKSNRKMFELFTLHQMIQELHRTTNPDHAFLCINLNSILSNLELSRSNSLTSSLSTSH from the exons CTACCATTGAATTCACAAGTTTATGAGCTCTTAACTTTTCTTATGGATTGGATCTCAGATCAGCAccttagcaaaataaaaatacaagaagAAAGAGAGGACAGTCATAAACTTTTGGTTACCCAGACCTCCAAAAAAACCTGCACCCAGGAAAGGTGTATGAAG CTTTTGCCTATAGCTTCTGAGCAGCTCCAGTGGATGCCATTTGTGAATCCTAAACTACACATGCCTGTGATTAAATTTATTTACTGGTCTATAAGACAGCTAGACACTGGTATTCAG CATGCAACAATGACATCAACAATGAGGAGACTTGGCGAAGATATTTTCAAAGGCGTAGTAAATAAGAGAAACCCACAATGTTCTGAACAGTCTACAGAGAGTAAACCGAAATCGGCAGCTTTCTTTAAGAGTTCCTGTATGCCTTTGAGGTTTCTGTCAACTTTAATTGTGCTTAAAACAGTGACACAAG TGGATTACCTGGCTCAGGCGTTTGATTCCCTATGCGTAGACTTGAAGACAGATGAAGGGAAAGCCTTATTTTTGGAATACCAATGCATGCCTGTCATATTAAGTCACTTAAAAGTATCCAGTAGAGGTCTGCTTTCCAGTGCTCTTGATGGATTACTTCAGATGACCATGGAATCTG gttACTTACAGCCTTTCCTAGAAGCCTGCAGTAACGAATCCTTCTTCCGTACTTGCTCCGTATTGCTTCGAAGTTCTAAACTAGATATTCAGGTTCTGGAAAAGCTCTGTGTTATACTGCAGAAACTCTCCCGAATAAA AAGCAATAGGAAGATGTTTGAATTGTTTACTCTTCACCAAATGATCCAGGAACTGCATAGGACTACAAATCCAGATCATGCTTTCTTGTGCATAAACCTCAATTCAATTCTGTCGAATTTGGAATTGTCGAGGAGTAACTCTCTTACCTCCAGTCTAAGCACAAGTCACTAG